From one Aerosakkonema funiforme FACHB-1375 genomic stretch:
- a CDS encoding DUF433 domain-containing protein, whose translation MTLKELETQLLALSDEEKAQVVQLLSQGKITLGRGIEKKPGVCGGSACIAGTRITVWGLVEAHRIGYSEADLLTSYPSLSATDLANAWAYAEAFPDEIETEIRENDEVMYEDF comes from the coding sequence ATGACGCTGAAAGAATTAGAAACTCAACTGCTAGCACTCTCTGATGAAGAAAAAGCTCAAGTAGTTCAACTTCTATCGCAAGGCAAAATCACTTTAGGGCGCGGTATTGAAAAAAAGCCTGGAGTTTGTGGTGGGAGTGCCTGTATTGCTGGAACGCGCATCACCGTTTGGGGACTTGTAGAAGCTCATCGCATTGGATATAGTGAAGCCGATTTACTCACAAGCTATCCATCGCTTTCTGCAACGGATCTGGCTAATGCTTGGGCTTATGCTGAAGCTTTCCCGGACGAAATTGAAACAGAAATTCGGGAAAATGATGAGGTAATGTAC
- a CDS encoding ParE family toxin-like protein — MNYTTRRFWECYNALPEEVQRTADRCYQLLKTDPFHPSLHFKKVGNYWSVRVGQHYRALGVEVKGGISWFWIGTHAEYDKLIDV; from the coding sequence ATGAATTACACAACTCGTCGATTTTGGGAATGTTACAACGCTCTACCTGAAGAAGTGCAGCGAACAGCGGATCGGTGTTATCAGTTACTTAAAACCGATCCTTTTCATCCATCGCTACACTTCAAGAAAGTTGGTAATTACTGGTCAGTGCGAGTAGGACAACATTATAGGGCTTTGGGCGTAGAAGTTAAAGGCGGTATTTCATGGTTTTGGATTGGGACACACGCAGAGTACGACAAACTCATTGATGTATAG